The Devosia sp. SD17-2 genome includes a region encoding these proteins:
- a CDS encoding cytochrome c, producing MNKLALAALAATMIGGMSATAMAESAVAVPVTEAQATRGQSAYAVSCGGCHGADMLDIFKGYATAEKYYLFMSGSMPADNPGGLEQSTYIDILAYLLHASGAPAGDAELTLDRKLFAQIVPGELAGE from the coding sequence ATGAATAAACTGGCACTGGCAGCACTGGCTGCAACGATGATCGGCGGGATGAGTGCAACGGCCATGGCGGAGAGCGCGGTTGCGGTTCCCGTGACAGAGGCGCAGGCGACGCGCGGCCAGTCGGCCTATGCGGTGAGCTGCGGCGGTTGCCACGGCGCCGACATGCTGGACATCTTCAAGGGCTATGCAACCGCCGAGAAGTACTACCTGTTCATGTCGGGCTCTATGCCGGCGGATAATCCCGGTGGTCTTGAGCAGTCGACCTATATCGACATTCTGGCCTATCTGCTGCACGCGTCAGGCGCTCCGGCCGGTGATGCCGAACTGACGCTCGATCGCAAGTTGTTCGCCCAGATCGTCCCCGGCGAGCTCGCTGGCGAATAA